The following are encoded together in the Deltaproteobacteria bacterium genome:
- the thrS gene encoding threonine--tRNA ligase, translating into MVCRTGFEKDPVEKMRHSCAHIMADAVQKLFPSAKVTIGPVIEEGFFYDFDYPRGFAPEDLPKIEAKMKEIIASNLPFESKEVSKKEAIQLFKKMGENYKIEIINGIEGDNVTLYTHGNFTDLCKGPHVSKTGDIKAFKLLKVSGAYWRGDEKNPMLQRIYGTAFASQKDLDDYLKKLEEASRRDHRKLGQELDLFEIEPTIGGGLVLWHPKGAMLRLLVEDFLRKELLAAGYEWVFTPHVGRSTLWETSGHLDFFKENMYAPMDVENQLYYIKPMNCPFHIQIYRSRLRSYRELPVRYAEFGTVYRFERSGVLHGLTRVRGFTQDDAHIFCTPEQVEEEIDKCIKLVLKVLRAFGLTEFKAFIATKPPKAVGRDEDWSKATKALKNTVELHKIAYEMDEGGGAFYGPKIDLKIKDALGRFWQCTTIQFDFNLPERFEISYQGSDGEAHRPFMVHRALVGSFERFLGILIEHYAGAFPAWLAPVQVVLLTLSDQVASFAKKVLEQLRSQGFRAEWDNRNEKLGLKIREAQLKKIPYMLVIGDKEVKASKVAVRARKEGDLGAMSVTDFIEKVKQVVNNFN; encoded by the coding sequence ATGGTTTGCCGTACCGGCTTTGAAAAGGATCCCGTTGAAAAAATGCGGCATTCGTGTGCGCACATCATGGCCGATGCGGTTCAGAAACTTTTTCCCTCTGCCAAAGTTACCATTGGACCCGTCATTGAAGAGGGTTTTTTTTACGATTTTGATTATCCCCGCGGTTTTGCTCCCGAAGATTTGCCAAAAATTGAAGCGAAGATGAAAGAAATTATCGCGAGCAATCTCCCTTTTGAAAGCAAAGAAGTTTCCAAAAAAGAAGCGATCCAACTTTTTAAGAAGATGGGAGAGAATTACAAAATCGAAATCATTAACGGTATTGAAGGAGATAACGTCACACTTTACACCCATGGCAATTTTACCGATCTTTGCAAAGGTCCTCACGTCTCCAAAACCGGCGACATAAAAGCCTTCAAACTTTTGAAAGTTTCCGGCGCTTATTGGCGTGGTGATGAAAAAAATCCGATGCTCCAGAGAATTTACGGAACCGCTTTCGCCTCCCAAAAAGATTTGGATGATTATTTGAAAAAACTCGAAGAGGCTTCAAGGCGAGATCATCGCAAATTGGGACAGGAATTAGACCTCTTTGAAATTGAACCGACCATCGGCGGCGGGCTTGTTTTATGGCATCCCAAAGGAGCCATGCTCCGTTTGCTCGTCGAAGATTTTTTGCGCAAGGAACTGCTTGCCGCCGGTTACGAATGGGTTTTCACACCACACGTCGGTCGTTCCACGCTTTGGGAAACTTCAGGCCATCTCGATTTCTTCAAAGAAAATATGTACGCCCCGATGGATGTAGAAAATCAACTCTACTATATCAAACCGATGAATTGTCCTTTCCATATCCAGATTTATCGCTCACGCCTGCGAAGCTACAGAGAATTGCCTGTGCGCTATGCAGAATTTGGAACGGTTTATCGATTCGAACGCTCCGGTGTTTTGCACGGTCTCACGCGCGTGCGTGGTTTTACACAAGACGATGCCCATATTTTTTGCACTCCCGAACAAGTCGAAGAAGAAATCGATAAATGCATCAAACTTGTTTTGAAAGTTTTACGGGCCTTTGGTTTGACCGAATTTAAAGCTTTTATTGCAACCAAACCACCCAAAGCGGTGGGACGAGATGAAGACTGGTCCAAGGCCACAAAAGCTTTAAAAAATACGGTCGAACTCCATAAAATTGCTTATGAAATGGACGAAGGGGGTGGGGCGTTTTATGGTCCCAAAATCGACCTCAAAATCAAAGATGCCCTTGGAAGATTTTGGCAATGCACCACCATTCAGTTCGATTTTAACTTGCCGGAACGGTTCGAAATCAGCTATCAGGGCTCGGACGGCGAGGCCCATAGACCCTTTATGGTGCATCGGGCGTTGGTTGGTTCTTTCGAACGTTTTTTGGGAATTTTGATTGAGCATTACGCCGGAGCTTTTCCTGCGTGGCTGGCTCCGGTTCAAGTGGTTCTGTTAACCCTCTCGGACCAAGTAGCTTCGTTTGCAAAAAAAGTTTTGGAACAATTGCGTAGTCAGGGTTTCCGGGCGGAATGGGATAACAGAAATGAAAAGCTGGGGCTAAAAATTCGCGAAGCCCAGCTCAAAAAAATTCCATACATGCTGGTAATCGGCGACAAAGAAGTGAAAGCCAGCAAAGTGGCTGTGAGAGCTCGTAAAGAAGGAGATTTGGGAGCGATGTCCGTCACCGATTTTATTGAAAAAGTAAAACAGGTAGTCAACAATTTTAATTGA
- a CDS encoding integration host factor subunit alpha, with amino-acid sequence MTKADIIEQIYEKVGFSKKESSEIVELVFDTIKETLEKGEKIKISGFGNFVVRAKRPRVGRNPQTGEEIEISARRVLTFRPSQVLKQALNKSELPA; translated from the coding sequence ATGACAAAAGCCGATATCATCGAACAGATTTACGAGAAGGTCGGTTTTTCCAAAAAGGAATCCTCTGAGATTGTCGAACTTGTCTTCGACACCATAAAAGAAACTCTTGAGAAGGGTGAGAAGATAAAAATTTCCGGTTTCGGAAATTTTGTTGTTCGAGCCAAACGACCTCGGGTCGGGCGCAATCCACAGACAGGTGAAGAGATAGAAATTTCAGCAAGACGTGTTTTAACGTTTCGTCCCAGTCAGGTTTTGAAACAAGCATTAAATAAATCGGAATTACCCGCATGA
- the rplT gene encoding 50S ribosomal protein L20 gives MARAKRGSKARQRRKKVLNLAEGYYGGRHRLFRTAKEAVDRGLVYAYRDRKNNKRNFRQLWQIRIGAAVRELGLSYNRFMNGLKAKSIGLNRKMLADLAVTQPNDFAKLVETVRS, from the coding sequence ATGGCAAGAGCAAAAAGAGGGTCGAAAGCAAGACAAAGACGAAAAAAAGTTTTGAACCTTGCTGAAGGTTATTATGGTGGAAGACACCGGCTGTTTAGAACCGCCAAAGAAGCGGTAGATCGTGGCTTGGTGTATGCCTACCGTGACCGCAAAAACAACAAGCGCAATTTCCGGCAACTTTGGCAGATACGCATTGGTGCCGCGGTTCGTGAGCTGGGCCTTTCCTACAATCGCTTCATGAACGGATTGAAGGCAAAAAGCATCGGACTCAACCGAAAAATGTTGGCCGATTTGGCTGTGACACAACCCAATGATTTTGCAAAATTGGTTGAAACAGTACGATCTTAA
- the rpmI gene encoding 50S ribosomal protein L35: MPKMKTNKGARKRFKMTASGKIKHKRANTRHILTSKATGQKRHLRGTTIVNVANAPQIKRMMPYG; encoded by the coding sequence ATGCCAAAAATGAAAACCAATAAGGGAGCACGAAAACGGTTTAAAATGACCGCGAGCGGAAAAATAAAACACAAAAGGGCTAACACACGCCACATTTTAACCAGCAAGGCAACGGGTCAAAAAAGACACCTTAGAGGAACCACAATTGTGAATGTGGCGAACGCCCCGCAAATCAAACGCATGATGCCTTACGGCTAG
- a CDS encoding phenylalanine--tRNA ligase subunit beta gives MKIPLDWLKEFISLRAKPQEIADQLSMAGLEVEAVEEVNGETVLTLGITPNRADCLSLLGVAREISALQGKKLNPKMTVTPKGEGKIAQLLRVQVLSKAACPRYMVRILRGLQIKPSPDWMQKRLNRAGLRTVNNVVDCTNYVMWELGQPLHAFDYRFLRDRQIVVRQEKMPIKFKTLDGVDRSCELNDLFICDGGGPVALAGIMGGANSQIQEDTKDIVLEAAYFNPRQIHRTRKRLRLSTDSSYRFERGIDPNGVANALHRVTELILQTAGGKATVDWIDLYSRKIKPAVITLPLSEVGRILGVTFSSGEVARLLGALGFVTHAKGKGLSVQVPTYRPDITIPIDLVEEVARLKGYDKIPATLPKIQMNLPKQPSDVCAEKITIDCCLSLGFSQACHLSFTSLKKAELFCEDASKLVLLQNPLSEDHACLRPSLLPSLLDAVAFNLHRQRKGVKLFELKHTFSLQNNEVKISELCSREGEAPTALPLEGATQAPIIETKHLAVVATGAEWETQWQLKPKETNFYTLKGLLQRLTGFLHIEDLEFVRDNHGSWIFFQGKKIGWLSSLNPQLLKEWEIESEVYAFELNWEVLADASNKSFIHYKTLSKFPFVERDVALILDQAIPASKVEEAIFNFNNPWIKKILIFDLFKGGNLPQGKKSLAFRLRYASPEKTLTSEEVNQVHTELISRLENELSAQLRT, from the coding sequence ATGAAAATTCCCCTCGACTGGTTAAAAGAATTTATTTCGCTTCGTGCAAAACCTCAGGAGATTGCCGACCAGTTGTCGATGGCGGGGCTGGAGGTGGAGGCGGTTGAAGAGGTGAATGGAGAAACGGTTTTGACGTTGGGGATTACTCCTAACCGTGCAGACTGTTTAAGTCTTCTTGGGGTTGCGCGCGAAATAAGTGCTCTTCAGGGAAAGAAATTAAATCCAAAAATGACAGTCACCCCGAAAGGGGAAGGAAAAATCGCGCAACTTTTGAGAGTACAGGTTCTCTCGAAAGCCGCTTGCCCGCGATACATGGTGCGCATCCTTCGTGGCCTTCAAATCAAACCGTCTCCCGATTGGATGCAGAAACGTTTGAACAGAGCAGGTCTTCGCACCGTTAATAATGTGGTTGATTGCACCAATTATGTGATGTGGGAGCTGGGACAGCCGCTCCATGCTTTCGATTATCGTTTTTTGAGAGATCGTCAAATTGTTGTGCGTCAGGAAAAAATGCCGATAAAATTTAAGACGCTCGATGGTGTGGATCGCTCTTGTGAATTGAATGATCTTTTTATCTGTGATGGTGGGGGACCTGTTGCTCTTGCCGGAATTATGGGAGGGGCCAATTCCCAGATTCAGGAAGACACGAAAGACATTGTGCTTGAGGCCGCGTATTTTAATCCCCGGCAAATTCACAGAACAAGAAAACGTCTGAGACTTTCCACAGATTCTTCCTATCGTTTTGAGCGAGGCATTGATCCAAATGGTGTAGCCAATGCTTTGCACCGCGTGACGGAATTGATTCTTCAAACCGCAGGTGGAAAAGCAACTGTGGATTGGATCGATCTTTATTCAAGAAAAATAAAACCAGCCGTCATTACTTTGCCCCTTTCTGAAGTGGGCCGCATATTGGGAGTAACTTTTTCCTCCGGCGAGGTGGCCCGTTTGCTAGGGGCGTTGGGGTTTGTGACACACGCGAAAGGGAAGGGACTCTCCGTTCAGGTTCCTACTTATCGCCCCGACATTACAATTCCGATAGATTTGGTTGAAGAGGTGGCGCGTTTGAAAGGTTACGATAAAATTCCGGCGACGCTTCCAAAAATCCAGATGAACCTTCCGAAACAACCTTCGGATGTTTGCGCTGAAAAAATAACAATCGATTGCTGTCTGAGTTTGGGTTTTTCACAAGCTTGTCATTTAAGTTTTACTTCACTTAAAAAAGCTGAGCTCTTTTGCGAAGATGCTTCAAAACTTGTTTTGCTCCAAAATCCTTTGTCGGAGGATCATGCCTGTTTAAGACCCTCTTTGCTTCCGTCTCTACTCGATGCGGTGGCCTTTAATCTCCATCGCCAAAGAAAGGGCGTAAAACTTTTTGAACTGAAACACACCTTTTCCCTTCAAAATAACGAAGTGAAAATTAGCGAGCTTTGCTCGCGTGAGGGGGAGGCTCCAACGGCTTTGCCGTTGGAGGGGGCGACGCAAGCCCCTATAATAGAAACCAAACATCTGGCAGTGGTGGCGACAGGAGCGGAATGGGAAACTCAGTGGCAGTTGAAACCCAAAGAAACTAATTTTTATACTTTGAAAGGATTGCTTCAACGGTTAACCGGTTTTCTTCACATTGAAGATTTGGAGTTTGTTCGAGATAACCATGGCAGTTGGATTTTTTTTCAGGGGAAAAAGATTGGTTGGCTGAGCAGTCTCAATCCCCAACTATTAAAAGAATGGGAAATTGAATCGGAAGTTTATGCCTTCGAACTCAACTGGGAAGTTTTGGCGGATGCTTCCAACAAAAGTTTCATTCATTATAAGACCCTCTCCAAGTTTCCGTTTGTTGAAAGAGATGTCGCGCTGATTTTGGATCAAGCAATTCCGGCTTCAAAAGTAGAAGAGGCGATCTTTAACTTTAACAACCCATGGATCAAAAAAATCCTTATATTTGACCTATTTAAAGGCGGAAACTTGCCACAAGGGAAGAAGAGTTTGGCCTTTCGTCTTCGCTATGCCTCTCCGGAAAAAACCCTTACGAGTGAAGAGGTCAACCAAGTTCATACCGAACTCATAAGTCGTTTGGAAAACGAGCTTTCAGCTCAACTTCGCACCTAA
- a CDS encoding AAA family ATPase has protein sequence MIIGLTGKNGSGKGEVAKFLTDAGYQYYSLSDVLREELKKQGKEVTRKSLTDFANDLRLQRGAGVLGSIVASKLEPDGNYIVDSIRHPTEVEALRQIPHFYLLAVETDPQVRFERIKLRSRENDTLTYESFVAQEAKEAAGKKATDQQLNSTLDLADATIENNTTLEELHQKVREVLQTLAMSAERPGWDEYFMGIAKRVALRSNCIKRKVAAIIVKDQRIISTGYNGTPRGIKNCNEGGCPRCHKFGISGSNLEACLCSHAEENSIVQSAYHGVSIKGATLYSTLSPCLACTKMIINSGIQEVIYNKGYSLEETASRLLKEAGITVRQWGDEK, from the coding sequence ATGATTATCGGACTCACTGGAAAAAATGGATCGGGCAAAGGGGAGGTGGCCAAGTTTCTCACCGATGCCGGTTATCAATATTATTCTCTCTCGGATGTTTTGCGGGAAGAACTCAAAAAACAGGGGAAGGAAGTCACGCGCAAATCGTTGACCGACTTTGCCAACGATCTTCGTTTGCAAAGGGGCGCGGGCGTGTTGGGATCCATTGTTGCTTCCAAACTGGAGCCGGATGGAAATTATATTGTTGATTCAATCCGGCATCCGACGGAAGTGGAAGCTTTGCGCCAGATTCCCCATTTTTATCTTCTCGCTGTGGAAACAGATCCGCAGGTTCGTTTTGAAAGAATCAAACTCCGTTCCCGCGAAAATGACACGCTCACCTATGAATCTTTTGTGGCGCAGGAGGCCAAAGAGGCGGCCGGGAAAAAAGCAACCGACCAACAATTGAACTCCACGCTTGATCTGGCCGACGCGACGATTGAAAACAACACAACGCTTGAAGAATTGCACCAGAAAGTTCGTGAGGTTTTGCAAACGCTGGCGATGAGTGCTGAACGTCCCGGTTGGGATGAATATTTCATGGGAATTGCCAAACGCGTGGCGCTTCGAAGTAATTGCATCAAACGCAAAGTGGCGGCGATTATCGTCAAAGATCAGCGCATCATCTCAACGGGTTATAATGGAACTCCGCGCGGCATCAAAAATTGCAACGAAGGAGGATGTCCGCGATGCCACAAGTTTGGAATTTCAGGTTCCAACCTTGAAGCATGTCTCTGTTCTCACGCTGAGGAAAATTCGATTGTCCAGTCCGCTTATCACGGCGTGAGCATCAAAGGCGCAACACTCTATTCCACGTTGTCTCCCTGTTTGGCTTGCACGAAAATGATTATCAACTCCGGCATTCAAGAGGTGATTTATAACAAGGGATATAGTCTGGAAGAAACAGCGTCACGTCTTCTTAAAGAAGCAGGCATCACCGTTCGACAATGGGGAGATGAAAAATAA
- a CDS encoding MerR family transcriptional regulator, translating into MKAYSIPNKLYFRIGEVADLLEVKPYVLRYWETEFPDIKPSKSKSGQRLYKRRDVEMLVRIKELLYGERFTINGARKRLKEMMREYRSYESVQEATPQEELQPKIVKIHSGNSHPVHANGNSDANTNVNPTPNSALSPVQQQVPPFDNRKLLLKIKKELEGLLHTLKI; encoded by the coding sequence ATGAAAGCTTATAGTATTCCGAATAAGCTCTACTTTCGGATCGGCGAAGTGGCAGACCTCCTCGAGGTTAAGCCCTATGTTCTTCGCTATTGGGAAACCGAATTTCCCGATATCAAACCATCCAAATCAAAATCAGGCCAGCGCTTGTACAAACGCCGTGATGTGGAAATGCTGGTGCGCATCAAGGAACTTCTTTATGGCGAACGCTTTACGATCAATGGAGCTAGAAAACGCTTGAAGGAAATGATGCGGGAATACAGAAGCTACGAATCTGTTCAAGAAGCAACGCCGCAAGAAGAACTTCAACCAAAAATTGTGAAAATTCATTCCGGGAATTCTCATCCGGTTCATGCTAACGGGAATTCTGACGCCAATACCAATGTCAATCCCACTCCAAATTCAGCATTGTCACCCGTTCAGCAACAAGTCCCACCTTTCGATAATCGAAAACTCCTGCTTAAAATCAAAAAAGAGCTCGAAGGCCTGCTTCATACTTTAAAAATTTGA
- the pheS gene encoding phenylalanine--tRNA ligase subunit alpha has product MKDELLAKIEALKAEAFQSLPALKNLKELQDFKVHLLGRKGLLTEILKGLGTLTPEERPLVGQAANKIKTEIESQLEVLQQSLETKEREQISQAKLLDITLPGLQLSQGFRHPLSLVQEELSSIFLNLGFSIYEGPEVEADYYNFEALNFPADHPAREMQDTFYIRPWTMDHGLRTKDEQLEKVHGLQSIVHGLMLLRTHTSPVQIRAMKIQKPPLYMIAPGAVYRHDDDVTHSPMFHQIEGLMVDTHITFADLKGVLTLVCQTIFGKERKVRFRPSFFPFVEPGAEVDVSCGLCDGKGCRVCGGDGWLEILGAGMVHPAVLKETGVDPKKYTGFAFGMGIERIAMLKYGIDDIRLFYQSDLRFLEQF; this is encoded by the coding sequence ATGAAAGACGAACTTCTCGCCAAGATTGAGGCTTTAAAAGCAGAAGCTTTTCAGTCTTTGCCTGCGTTGAAAAATCTCAAAGAGCTTCAGGATTTCAAGGTTCATCTTCTTGGGCGCAAGGGTCTGCTCACCGAAATTTTGAAAGGCCTTGGAACCCTCACTCCCGAAGAGCGCCCTTTGGTGGGGCAGGCGGCAAACAAGATCAAGACCGAAATCGAATCGCAACTAGAAGTGCTTCAGCAATCACTCGAAACCAAAGAGCGGGAACAAATTTCACAGGCTAAGTTACTCGACATCACACTTCCCGGACTTCAACTTTCGCAGGGTTTCCGTCATCCTTTGAGTCTTGTGCAGGAAGAATTGTCCTCCATTTTTTTGAATTTGGGTTTTTCAATTTATGAAGGACCGGAAGTTGAGGCCGATTACTATAATTTTGAAGCTCTGAATTTTCCCGCCGACCATCCGGCCCGTGAAATGCAGGACACATTTTATATAAGACCATGGACAATGGACCATGGACTACGGACTAAAGACGAACAATTAGAAAAAGTCCATGGTCTACAGTCCATAGTCCATGGTCTTATGCTGTTGCGCACTCACACATCACCCGTGCAAATCCGGGCGATGAAGATTCAGAAACCTCCTTTATATATGATCGCACCGGGGGCAGTGTATCGCCACGATGATGATGTCACGCATTCTCCCATGTTTCATCAGATCGAAGGATTGATGGTCGACACCCATATCACTTTCGCCGATTTGAAAGGGGTGCTGACTCTGGTTTGCCAAACTATTTTTGGAAAAGAGAGAAAGGTTCGCTTTCGTCCGAGTTTTTTCCCTTTTGTGGAACCGGGTGCGGAGGTGGATGTTTCTTGTGGTCTTTGTGATGGCAAGGGTTGTCGCGTATGCGGCGGCGATGGATGGTTAGAAATTTTGGGAGCCGGAATGGTGCATCCGGCCGTGTTGAAAGAAACAGGAGTTGACCCCAAAAAATACACCGGCTTTGCTTTTGGAATGGGAATCGAGCGAATCGCCATGCTGAAATACGGCATCGATGACATCCGCCTTTTCTATCAAAGCGATTTAAGATTTCTGGAGCAATTTTAA
- a CDS encoding translation initiation factor IF-3: MSAPDRSREARVNFRIRVPEVRVIASDGKQLGVMQTRDALRAAEEEGLDLVEISPTARPPVCKIMDYGKYKYEQEKKRREAKKHQTVVLLKEVKLRPTTDEHDLQTKLKHVKRFLEDGNKAKLTVKFRGREMAHKDLGEEVLKKMITEVGELAKLDQPPKFEGKMLSAILAPNTGAPKK; the protein is encoded by the coding sequence ATGTCAGCACCCGATAGATCTCGTGAGGCGAGAGTTAATTTCAGAATTCGGGTTCCAGAAGTCAGGGTGATCGCCTCGGATGGAAAACAGTTGGGCGTTATGCAGACCAGAGATGCTTTGAGGGCCGCGGAAGAAGAGGGTTTGGACCTTGTTGAAATTTCGCCGACCGCAAGACCTCCGGTTTGTAAAATCATGGATTACGGGAAGTATAAGTACGAGCAGGAAAAAAAGAGAAGAGAAGCGAAGAAGCATCAGACCGTCGTTCTTCTCAAAGAAGTGAAACTGAGACCGACAACTGATGAACATGATTTGCAAACGAAGTTAAAACATGTGAAGCGTTTTTTGGAAGACGGGAACAAAGCAAAGTTAACTGTGAAATTCAGAGGAAGAGAAATGGCACACAAAGATTTGGGCGAAGAAGTTTTGAAAAAAATGATAACCGAAGTAGGAGAGTTGGCCAAACTGGATCAACCTCCCAAGTTTGAAGGAAAAATGTTGTCAGCAATATTAGCTCCAAACACCGGAGCCCCAAAAAAATAA
- a CDS encoding ATP-binding cassette domain-containing protein, with amino-acid sequence MLQIENLQKSFGPVEAVRGIGFEVHKGEVVGLLGPNGAGKTTTMRLVTGYLKPNAGNVTLNGVSVLENPAEVQRQIGYLPENAPSYPEMEVTEFLLYGASLRNVPKDKKTAYLKEAIELCGLSQVVGRPIGELSRGFKQRVCLAQAMIHKPPLLILDEPTTGLDPHQIQEIRGLIQEIGKERTVILSTHIMQEVQAVCSRALIIARGKLVGEGSLQSLMQKGLGKNRYVTRIKADRKTIESEIQKLATLTIDTFLPESNGVWQTVVLQSKDDNDHSEDIFQWVVGNKWSLAELRRETTSMEDVFLELTK; translated from the coding sequence ATGCTTCAAATTGAAAATCTTCAAAAATCTTTTGGTCCGGTTGAAGCCGTGCGCGGCATTGGCTTCGAAGTTCACAAGGGAGAAGTGGTGGGATTGCTGGGACCCAACGGCGCCGGCAAGACCACGACCATGCGACTCGTTACGGGTTACCTGAAACCAAACGCCGGAAATGTTACTCTCAATGGTGTTTCCGTTTTGGAAAACCCGGCCGAGGTGCAGAGACAAATAGGCTATCTGCCGGAAAATGCACCCTCCTATCCCGAAATGGAAGTGACCGAATTTTTACTTTATGGTGCTTCATTAAGAAATGTCCCCAAGGACAAAAAAACGGCTTATCTGAAGGAGGCCATTGAACTTTGCGGTCTTTCGCAAGTAGTGGGGCGTCCGATTGGAGAACTCTCCAGAGGTTTCAAACAACGAGTCTGTCTGGCACAGGCAATGATCCACAAACCCCCTCTCCTTATATTAGATGAACCAACCACCGGTCTGGATCCCCACCAAATTCAGGAAATTCGGGGGCTGATTCAGGAGATCGGAAAAGAAAGAACCGTAATTTTATCAACTCACATCATGCAGGAAGTGCAGGCGGTCTGTAGTCGCGCGCTCATCATTGCGCGCGGTAAACTCGTGGGCGAAGGGTCCCTTCAAAGTCTCATGCAAAAAGGCCTCGGCAAAAATCGCTACGTCACACGAATTAAAGCCGACCGAAAAACCATCGAATCAGAAATTCAAAAACTTGCTACTCTGACGATTGACACCTTTTTGCCGGAAAGTAACGGAGTCTGGCAAACGGTTGTATTGCAAAGCAAAGACGATAACGACCATAGCGAAGATATTTTTCAATGGGTGGTGGGCAACAAATGGAGTCTAGCGGAATTGCGGCGCGAAACCACCTCGATGGAAGATGTTTTTCTGGAGCTGACAAAATAA
- a CDS encoding PilZ domain-containing protein, giving the protein MPPPQNRRKYARLDIALTVSYAIESASGELSEYAEAVSSDISAGGLRLMTPTALTPGSILDLEVFLGSDPESRIKAKGEVVWQNQISPTSFETGVLIQHMDNDAKKKFMEFVFDQMSRFVGLTKK; this is encoded by the coding sequence ATGCCTCCTCCACAAAACCGCAGAAAATATGCGCGCCTCGATATTGCTTTGACCGTGAGTTACGCGATTGAATCCGCTTCGGGCGAGCTCTCCGAATATGCCGAGGCAGTCAGTTCCGACATCAGTGCCGGCGGTTTGCGTTTGATGACACCCACCGCTCTAACCCCCGGAAGTATTCTCGATCTGGAGGTTTTTCTTGGGAGTGATCCGGAAAGTCGCATCAAAGCAAAAGGAGAGGTGGTCTGGCAAAATCAAATTTCCCCCACCAGTTTTGAAACCGGCGTGTTGATCCAACACATGGACAACGACGCCAAAAAGAAATTCATGGAATTCGTCTTCGACCAAATGAGCCGGTTTGTTGGGTTAACCAAAAAGTAA